A genomic window from Triticum urartu cultivar G1812 chromosome 7, Tu2.1, whole genome shotgun sequence includes:
- the LOC125523942 gene encoding uncharacterized protein LOC125523942 has translation MEGLDVDDVFHHYRLSPTEVDAVTYYLPRLLSGETLHGVDKLIHRANISGCEPKDLTARYAPVPQAVSSRDRFFFTTCKSKNGSKHRSVRGAGTGTWTIQKTTEIFHAGVKVGEVKNLSFKKKGKSTSWVMEEYRCLLPGATVSDGVKVFCKMHLAQHAPDAARQESEAYKLQQPQPEAVTQSTHAQKRPATAAAAEPHPARPQKRMRGAVPVPAPATSSFTAAAPVFLPDESVPEADDDMARFCCTIDELLGSQAEENLPVGATNSIEQNFYLEPEGLFADAAEEIVPLEADELEFLRTFLDEEAEESTNDKSSIAQDVGTYKPPPPIIFHDPFEAAWKAEEALEKEKRCNAAANLHAGGHSNFFSPASVY, from the coding sequence ATGGAGGGGCTCGACGTCGACGACGTCTTCCACCACTACCGGCTGAGCCCCACGGAAGTGGACGCCGTCACCTACTACCTACCACGCCTCCTCTCCGGCGAGACTCTGCACGGCGTCGACAAGCTCATCCACCGCGCCAACATCTCCGGCTGCGAGCCCAAGGATCTGACCGCCCGGTACGCGCCCGTGCCGCAGGCCGTGAGCAGCCGCGACCGGTTCTTCTTCACCACGTGCAAGAGCAAGAACGGGAGCAAGCACCGGAGCGTGCGCGGCGCCGGCACCGGCACCTGGACCATCCAGAAGACCACGGAGATTTTCCACGCGGGAGTCAAGGTCGGCGAGGTCAAGAACCTGTccttcaagaagaagggcaagtccaCCAGCTGGGTCATGGAGGAGTACCGGTGCCTGCTGCCGGGGGCCACCGTCAGCGACGGGGTGAAGGTCTTCTGCAAGATGCACTTGGCTCAGCATGCCCCTGACGCGGCCCGACAGGAATCGGAGGCGTACAAGCTTCAACAACCGCAACCGGAGGCCGTGACCCAGAGCACGCACGCGCAGAAGAGGCCAGCAACCGCTGCCGCCGCCGAGCCTCATCCGGCGCGCCCTCAGAAGAGGATGCGCGGTGCCGTCCCGGTCCCGGCACCTGCCACATCGTCGTTCACCGCTGCAGCACCGGTTTTCTTGCCGGATGAATCCGTACCTGAAGCTGACGACGACATGGCCCGGTTCTGTTGCACAATCGATGAGCTTCTCGGGTCACAAGCGGAGGAAAATCTCCCGGTCGGAGCTACTAACAGCATCGAACAGAATTTCTACTTGGAACCAGAGGGGCTTTTCGCTGATGCTGCAGAAGAAATCGTCCCGCTCGAAGCTGACGAGCTGGAGTTCCTTAGGACCTTCCTCGATGAAGAAGCAGAAGAGTCGACGAACGACAAGTCATCCATTGCCCAAGACGTGGGGACTtacaagccgccgccgccgatcaTCTTCCATGATCCATTTGAAGCAGCGTGGAAGGCCGAAGAGGCGCTGGAGAAGGAGAAGAGGTGCAATGCCGCGGCCAATCTTCACGCTGGAGGGCACAGCAACTTCTTCTCGCCTGCAAGTGTCTACTAA